A genome region from Verrucomicrobiia bacterium includes the following:
- a CDS encoding SelT/SelW/SelH family protein yields MPDKPVVRIEYCTQCRWLLRAAWMAQELLTTFEEELGGVTLVPGKGGIFNVQANGKLAWDRKTEGRFPDIKELKQRVRDLAAPGKELGHSDAPARGG; encoded by the coding sequence ATGCCTGACAAACCGGTCGTGCGCATCGAATACTGCACCCAGTGCCGCTGGCTCTTGAGGGCGGCCTGGATGGCGCAGGAACTCCTCACGACTTTCGAAGAGGAATTGGGCGGTGTCACGCTGGTGCCGGGCAAAGGCGGAATTTTCAACGTGCAGGCAAACGGCAAGCTCGCATGGGACCGGAAAACCGAAGGGCGTTTTCCGGACATCAAGGAATTGAAGCAGCGCGTGCGCGACCTCGCGGCGCCGGGAAAAGAGCTGGGCCATTCCGACGCGCCCGCTCGGGGAGGATAA
- the msrA gene encoding peptide-methionine (S)-S-oxide reductase MsrA: MEKATFAAGCFWGVEANFRRVKGVASTQVGYTGGTLKNPTYESVCTDTTGHAEAVEIEFDPKLVRYEDLVEFFWTIHDPTTVDRQGPDVGSQYRSAIYFHTPEQEKIAKASKEKLDASKKFRHPAATEIAPASTFYRAEEYHQQYLQKRGLFNCH, translated from the coding sequence ATGGAAAAAGCGACTTTTGCGGCCGGATGTTTCTGGGGCGTCGAAGCCAACTTTCGACGGGTGAAGGGCGTGGCGTCCACGCAGGTTGGCTATACGGGCGGCACGCTCAAAAATCCCACATACGAATCCGTGTGCACGGACACGACGGGCCACGCCGAGGCCGTGGAAATCGAATTCGACCCGAAGCTCGTGCGTTACGAAGACCTCGTGGAATTTTTCTGGACCATCCATGATCCGACGACCGTGGACCGACAGGGGCCGGACGTGGGCAGCCAGTACCGGTCCGCGATTTATTTTCATACACCGGAACAGGAGAAGATCGCGAAGGCGTCGAAAGAAAAGCTCGATGCCTCGAAAAAATTCCGGCATCCCGCGGCTACGGAAATCGCTCCCGCCTCCACGTTTTACCGCGCTGAGGAATACCACCAGCAATACCTGCAGAAGCGCGGGCTGTTCAACTGCCATTAG
- a CDS encoding pirin family protein, producing the protein MITLRPSRERGHFAHGWLDTYHSFSFADYHDPEHMGFRKLRVINEDKVAPGEGFPPHSHQNMEIITYILQGGLQHKDSMGNTSVIRPGEVQRMSAGTGVTHSEYNPSPKEPVHLLQIWIYPGRPGLQPGYEQKLFEPSGKKNKLRLVASPDGRDGSVTVHQNACMYDAAIEPGKSVKHAPEAGHGQWIQITHGELKLNGQKLGPGDGAAVEGEKALTFESDKGAEFILFDLE; encoded by the coding sequence ATGATCACCCTCAGACCTTCCCGGGAACGCGGCCATTTCGCACACGGCTGGCTCGACACCTATCATTCTTTTTCCTTCGCGGACTATCATGATCCCGAACACATGGGCTTCCGCAAGCTGCGCGTCATCAACGAAGACAAGGTGGCGCCGGGCGAGGGATTTCCGCCGCATTCGCATCAGAACATGGAAATCATCACCTACATCCTGCAGGGCGGGCTGCAGCACAAGGACAGCATGGGGAACACGTCGGTGATCCGGCCGGGGGAAGTGCAGCGCATGAGCGCGGGGACGGGCGTGACGCACAGCGAATACAACCCGTCGCCGAAAGAACCGGTGCATCTCCTGCAGATCTGGATTTATCCGGGAAGGCCCGGACTTCAGCCCGGCTACGAGCAAAAGCTTTTCGAACCGTCGGGAAAGAAGAACAAACTCCGGCTTGTCGCTTCACCGGACGGGCGGGACGGTTCGGTGACTGTGCATCAGAATGCGTGCATGTATGACGCCGCGATCGAACCGGGCAAAAGCGTGAAGCATGCGCCCGAAGCCGGGCACGGCCAGTGGATCCAGATCACGCACGGCGAGCTGAAGCTGAACGGCCAGAAACTTGGGCCGGGTGACGGCGCTGCCGTCGAAGGCGAGAAAGCGCTGACCTTCGAGAGCGACAAGGGCGCGGAATTCATCCTGTTCGACCTGGAGTAG
- a CDS encoding NAD(P)H-dependent oxidoreductase has product METLKIFGFAGSLRKNSFNRSALRAAQELAPEGVKVETFELNGMPLYNEDDEASPAGIVTQFREKIAAADAILIATPEYNYSIPGVLKNAIDWASRPYGKGALMRKPVAIMGASPGMLGTARAQYDLRKCFVFLDMYCLNQPEVMIPFAAKAFDAEGNVADEKAREKIKQLVAALADWTRKLRKGGVL; this is encoded by the coding sequence ATGGAAACCTTGAAGATTTTTGGTTTTGCCGGAAGCCTGCGCAAAAACTCTTTCAACCGCAGCGCGCTGCGCGCGGCGCAGGAGCTTGCGCCCGAAGGGGTGAAGGTCGAGACGTTCGAGCTGAACGGCATGCCTCTGTACAATGAAGACGACGAGGCCTCGCCCGCCGGGATCGTGACGCAGTTCCGGGAAAAGATCGCGGCGGCCGATGCCATCCTGATCGCGACGCCCGAATACAATTATTCCATCCCGGGCGTTCTCAAGAACGCGATCGACTGGGCCTCGCGGCCCTACGGCAAAGGCGCGCTCATGCGCAAGCCCGTGGCGATCATGGGCGCGTCTCCCGGCATGTTGGGCACGGCGCGCGCGCAGTACGACCTGCGCAAATGTTTCGTCTTTCTCGACATGTACTGCCTGAACCAGCCGGAGGTCATGATCCCGTTTGCCGCCAAGGCCTTTGACGCGGAGGGAAATGTGGCCGACGAAAAGGCGCGGGAAAAAATCAAGCAGCTGGTCGCGGCGCTGGCGGACTGGACGCGTAAACTGCGCAAGGGAGGGGTGCTTTGA
- a CDS encoding DUF1653 domain-containing protein, whose product MKALRKGLYRHYKGKLYEVIGTARHSETLEKLVVYYALYKTRYGAKSLWARPEKMFRGSVLVNGRKQRRFRYAGKA is encoded by the coding sequence TTGAAGGCACTGCGCAAAGGGCTTTACCGCCATTATAAAGGAAAGCTCTACGAAGTGATCGGCACGGCCCGCCACAGCGAGACGCTGGAAAAGCTGGTGGTCTACTACGCGCTGTATAAAACCCGCTACGGCGCTAAAAGCCTCTGGGCGAGGCCCGAAAAAATGTTCCGCGGCTCTGTCCTTGTCAACGGGCGCAAACAACGCCGTTTCCGCTACGCCGGCAAGGCTTAA
- a CDS encoding response regulator yields MTEKKKILMVDDEMTLVAMIERRLKASGFDVAVAHDGGAGLKKAVSEKPDLILLDVMMPGMNGFEVLKALKENPETAGISVVMFTAGTDPQGQKKAALLGADEYVNKSASFEDVLQKIRILLYES; encoded by the coding sequence ATGACCGAGAAAAAGAAAATCCTGATGGTTGACGACGAGATGACGCTGGTTGCCATGATCGAGCGGCGGCTGAAGGCCAGCGGCTTTGACGTTGCCGTGGCTCATGACGGGGGAGCGGGGCTGAAAAAGGCGGTTTCCGAGAAGCCGGACCTTATCCTGCTGGATGTGATGATGCCGGGCATGAACGGTTTCGAGGTGCTGAAGGCGCTGAAGGAAAATCCGGAAACGGCCGGGATCAGCGTGGTCATGTTCACCGCGGGAACGGATCCTCAGGGCCAAAAGAAAGCCGCGCTGCTCGGCGCGGACGAGTACGTGAACAAATCCGCGTCTTTCGAAGACGTGCTTCAAAAGATCCGGATCCTGCTCTACGAGTCTTAA
- a CDS encoding cupin domain-containing protein, protein MPHLIPKPVQIKASGNKPKLIEEFIGRVATRTSGISLARMKSPSGWVEPGQTPEFDEYTLVLKGTLRVTSRDGSTDVNAGQAVIVPAGEWVKYSTPFPEGAEYIAVCLPAFSPETVHRDADKA, encoded by the coding sequence ATGCCGCACCTGATACCCAAACCCGTTCAAATCAAGGCCTCGGGGAACAAACCGAAGCTGATCGAAGAATTTATAGGAAGGGTAGCGACCCGCACGTCCGGGATCAGCCTCGCGCGCATGAAAAGCCCTTCGGGATGGGTGGAACCCGGACAAACCCCTGAATTTGACGAGTACACGCTCGTCTTAAAAGGGACACTGCGGGTGACGTCCCGGGACGGCAGCACGGATGTGAATGCGGGACAGGCCGTCATCGTGCCCGCGGGCGAATGGGTCAAATACAGCACGCCGTTCCCGGAAGGGGCGGAATACATCGCGGTCTGCCTGCCCGCGTTTTCCCCCGAGACCGTGCACCGCGACGCGGATAAAGCCTGA
- a CDS encoding pyridoxamine 5'-phosphate oxidase family protein, with protein sequence MKTADLDFNQIFKRFVEHTKDLKTLSVATCDAGKVPNSASKMLVDIAQPNHVYFLDYRITQTYRNLTENPKVSVSFMDDAHFIGYRLTGGCDILEKGEEFDAVRQKWERRLISYEADRILKRVMGEYSARDAENVMPKDFVIMKITATEAAIIRPDRVLRGS encoded by the coding sequence ATGAAAACAGCCGATTTAGATTTCAACCAGATCTTCAAGCGCTTCGTGGAACACACCAAAGACTTGAAGACGTTGAGCGTGGCCACATGCGACGCGGGAAAGGTTCCGAATTCCGCGTCCAAAATGCTTGTCGACATCGCGCAGCCCAATCACGTTTATTTTCTGGATTACCGGATCACCCAGACGTATCGCAATCTAACGGAAAATCCGAAAGTCTCGGTCTCTTTCATGGACGACGCGCATTTCATCGGCTATCGGTTGACGGGCGGCTGCGATATCCTGGAAAAGGGCGAAGAGTTCGACGCGGTCCGGCAGAAGTGGGAGCGCCGGCTGATTTCTTATGAAGCCGACCGCATCCTCAAAAGAGTGATGGGGGAATACTCGGCACGCGACGCCGAAAACGTGATGCCGAAAGATTTCGTGATCATGAAGATTACGGCGACGGAGGCCGCTATCATCCGTCCGGACCGCGTTTTGAGGGGATCGTGA
- a CDS encoding multidrug efflux SMR transporter, producing the protein MGSSDAKAWIFLGIAGLLEVAWALGLKCSEGFTRPLASVLTVAGMIVSFLCLSYALKSVPVSVGYAVWTGIGTVGTALAGILWLKEPASFLRAASIVLIVAGIAGVKIFK; encoded by the coding sequence ATGGGATCAAGCGACGCCAAAGCCTGGATTTTCCTGGGGATTGCCGGCCTTCTGGAAGTGGCCTGGGCGCTCGGCCTGAAATGTTCGGAAGGCTTTACGCGGCCCCTGGCTTCCGTGCTGACGGTCGCCGGCATGATCGTGAGCTTTCTTTGCCTGTCGTACGCCCTGAAAAGCGTTCCGGTCAGCGTGGGCTACGCGGTCTGGACCGGCATCGGCACGGTAGGAACGGCGCTTGCCGGCATTTTATGGCTGAAGGAACCCGCGTCTTTTTTGCGCGCGGCTTCGATCGTGCTGATCGTCGCGGGAATCGCGGGCGTCAAAATATTCAAATGA
- a CDS encoding CoA-binding protein, with the protein MTEREVIQDILAGAKVIAVVGLSDKPDRDSYHVAQYLQRHGYRIIPVNPAVKEVLGEKAYASLAEVPEKVDVVDIFRKPDAVPPIVDEAIAARAKTVWMQEGIVHPHAAEKARAAGLNVVMDRCILKEHYALTERKRP; encoded by the coding sequence ATGACCGAGCGCGAAGTGATCCAGGACATTTTAGCCGGAGCCAAAGTCATTGCCGTGGTCGGCCTGTCGGACAAACCCGACCGCGACAGCTATCACGTGGCGCAGTACCTGCAGCGCCACGGTTACCGCATCATCCCGGTCAATCCCGCGGTCAAGGAAGTGCTGGGCGAGAAGGCCTACGCGAGCCTGGCCGAGGTTCCGGAAAAAGTGGATGTGGTCGATATCTTCAGGAAACCCGACGCGGTTCCGCCTATTGTGGACGAAGCCATCGCGGCCCGCGCCAAGACGGTGTGGATGCAGGAAGGCATCGTTCATCCCCACGCGGCGGAAAAAGCGCGCGCCGCGGGACTTAACGTGGTGATGGACCGCTGCATCTTAAAGGAACATTACGCGCTGACGGAAAGGAAACGGCCGTGA
- a CDS encoding FIST N-terminal domain-containing protein, giving the protein MSEKIFSSVLSRDPDPLKAVENAASKILKDFQDKSRDAALVFLSEGYAELDAAAVMGTLQSLLSVPVLIGCNSNGVIGDKSEIEMEPALSVLAMHLPNVRIVPFTLSPHEIESLSTGKDLVENLDIYPNDSPKFLCFADPMTCDAAKLLFLLNEGYPGLPVTGGFASGGMAAGAENWIVLNGDVNLRGAVGLAFIGDVSFETLVSQGCRPIGEALAVTKAEGNVLQELAGKPALEAFGEIYKNLSPLDQELAHHSLFVGLAMDETRSSFKRGDFLIRNIMGADRASGALAVGENLVIGQTLQFQLRDAKASTEDLEALLKLMHRKETVLKEAAILVSCCGRGKALFGQADHDVKLIQKYRGPFPLAGFFANGEFGPVEGKNYVHGYTSSLTIIS; this is encoded by the coding sequence ATGAGCGAAAAAATTTTTTCCTCCGTCTTGTCGCGCGATCCGGATCCCCTGAAGGCCGTCGAAAACGCGGCCTCGAAAATCCTGAAAGACTTCCAGGACAAGAGCCGCGACGCCGCGCTCGTCTTTCTTTCAGAAGGCTACGCCGAGCTGGACGCGGCCGCGGTCATGGGCACGCTGCAGTCCCTCTTGTCCGTTCCCGTGCTCATCGGCTGCAACTCCAACGGCGTGATCGGCGACAAAAGCGAAATCGAAATGGAGCCCGCCCTTTCGGTGCTGGCCATGCATCTTCCCAACGTCAGGATCGTGCCGTTCACGCTTTCGCCGCACGAGATCGAAAGCCTGTCCACGGGAAAGGACCTCGTCGAAAACCTCGACATTTATCCGAACGATTCCCCAAAATTCCTGTGCTTCGCGGACCCGATGACCTGCGATGCCGCCAAGCTGCTCTTCCTTTTGAACGAAGGTTATCCGGGCCTGCCTGTCACCGGCGGGTTTGCGAGCGGCGGCATGGCGGCCGGCGCCGAAAACTGGATCGTGTTGAACGGCGACGTGAACCTGCGCGGCGCCGTGGGCCTGGCCTTCATCGGCGATGTGAGCTTCGAGACGCTGGTGTCCCAGGGATGCCGGCCGATCGGGGAGGCGCTTGCCGTGACCAAGGCCGAAGGAAACGTCCTGCAGGAGCTGGCGGGCAAGCCAGCGCTCGAGGCGTTCGGCGAAATTTATAAAAATCTGTCCCCGCTGGACCAGGAGCTCGCCCACCACTCGCTTTTCGTGGGGCTGGCCATGGACGAGACGCGCTCCTCGTTCAAGCGCGGCGACTTTCTCATCCGCAACATCATGGGCGCGGACCGCGCGAGCGGGGCGCTGGCTGTCGGCGAAAATCTGGTCATCGGCCAAACCCTGCAGTTCCAGCTCCGCGACGCAAAGGCCTCGACCGAAGACCTCGAGGCGCTGCTCAAGCTCATGCACCGCAAAGAAACGGTTTTGAAAGAGGCGGCGATTCTGGTGAGCTGCTGCGGGAGAGGCAAGGCCCTGTTTGGCCAGGCCGACCATGACGTGAAGCTGATCCAGAAATACCGCGGCCCGTTTCCCTTGGCCGGATTTTTCGCCAACGGCGAATTCGGTCCCGTGGAAGGAAAAAATTACGTGCACGGTTACACCTCCAGCCTGACCATCATCAGTTGA
- a CDS encoding NUDIX domain-containing protein: protein MEKKPKILARRTIYESEWLRVHADRVEFPAGRIVEAHHCVEFPKSGVGAIVTNEAGDLLLIRSYRYIFDSVEWEIPAGSFESDEPVLAAAEREALEETGYQTTGHRLAYTYYPMTGMCRSVFYLVTCRAAAHSGTFDANEVHSVAWKTRSEILRMLERGEIRDGFSLTGVFLYLTGADFRAEEGKR, encoded by the coding sequence ATGGAAAAAAAACCGAAAATCCTGGCGCGCAGGACGATCTACGAAAGCGAGTGGCTCCGGGTCCATGCCGACCGCGTGGAGTTTCCCGCCGGCCGCATCGTCGAAGCCCATCACTGCGTCGAATTTCCCAAGAGCGGCGTCGGCGCCATCGTCACCAACGAGGCGGGCGATCTTCTGCTGATCCGCTCCTACCGCTACATTTTCGATTCCGTCGAATGGGAAATCCCCGCGGGCAGCTTCGAGTCGGACGAACCGGTGCTTGCCGCGGCCGAACGCGAGGCCCTGGAAGAAACCGGATATCAGACCACGGGCCACCGTCTTGCTTACACTTATTACCCCATGACCGGCATGTGCCGCAGCGTTTTCTATCTGGTCACATGCCGCGCGGCTGCCCACTCCGGCACGTTCGACGCGAACGAAGTGCATTCGGTGGCCTGGAAAACACGCTCGGAAATCCTGCGCATGCTGGAGCGCGGCGAGATCCGCGACGGTTTTTCGCTCACCGGGGTCTTTCTTTATCTTACGGGAGCGGATTTCCGCGCGGAAGAAGGGAAGCGATGA
- a CDS encoding AsmA family protein, whose protein sequence is MSLAKILFSKGLRGKKNKVFAAGVAVAAFFIARGLYNQTLSALLGTALGLPFKAQHYHLKLSPLEVGIYNVEIGNPPGFSSPHMAEIPELFIRMEPADILKGRLHIRQVRFNLSEVVVERNTKNQINLREASKPRKPPAKAPQPGQDHPGQPKKPSVKPPQLLIDEVVFSLGTAQYVETTGGQMTQRNLALNVHELRLKNVTDPAQLLSQVVDIIIEKLGSLAVGFELKGLQQKAQQTVSDAIQAVSNWSRQFSG, encoded by the coding sequence ATGAGCCTCGCCAAAATTTTATTTTCCAAAGGGCTTCGCGGCAAAAAGAATAAAGTCTTCGCCGCAGGGGTGGCCGTCGCGGCGTTTTTCATTGCGCGGGGCCTTTACAATCAGACCCTTTCTGCCCTCCTCGGCACCGCCCTCGGGCTTCCGTTCAAGGCCCAGCATTATCACCTGAAGCTCTCGCCCTTGGAAGTGGGCATCTACAACGTGGAGATCGGAAACCCGCCGGGGTTCTCGTCGCCGCACATGGCCGAGATACCGGAACTTTTCATCCGCATGGAGCCGGCGGACATCCTGAAAGGCCGCCTTCACATCCGTCAGGTGCGCTTCAATCTCAGCGAAGTCGTCGTCGAGCGCAATACGAAAAACCAGATCAACCTGCGCGAAGCCTCCAAACCCAGAAAGCCGCCCGCCAAGGCGCCGCAGCCCGGGCAGGACCATCCCGGACAACCGAAAAAGCCTTCGGTCAAACCGCCGCAGCTTCTCATCGACGAAGTGGTTTTCAGCCTGGGGACAGCGCAGTATGTCGAGACCACGGGCGGCCAGATGACGCAGCGCAACCTCGCATTGAACGTCCACGAATTGCGGCTGAAGAATGTGACCGATCCGGCGCAGCTCCTGTCGCAGGTGGTCGATATCATCATCGAGAAACTGGGAAGCCTGGCCGTTGGCTTCGAACTCAAAGGGCTGCAGCAAAAAGCGCAGCAGACAGTCTCGGACGCCATCCAGGCCGTATCCAACTGGAGCCGGCAATTCAGTGGGTAA